One genomic window of Streptococcus mitis includes the following:
- a CDS encoding malolactic enzyme has product MTAHDILNNPFLNKGTAFTLEERKELGLIGLLPPYVQTIEEQAAQTYTQMQTKANNLEKRLFLMKIFNTNRTLFYYLFSQHLEEFNPIVYDPTIADTIEGYSDLFVDPQYAGYLDINHPENIEATLKNAAGGREIRLIVVTDAEGILGIGDWGTNGVDISVGKLMVYTGAAGIDPSMVLPLVIDAGTNREELRNNPNYLGNRHERVRGDRYYDFIDQFVQTAERLFPKLYLHWEDFGRLNAANILEKYRKQIPTFNDDIQGTGIVTLGGIFGSLDISGEKLTDQVYLCYGGGTAGAGIASRVLREMVSEGLSEEEAYKRFFMVDKQGLLFDDMDDLTPEQKPFAKKRADFSNADKLTDLLEVVKTVKPTILVGTSTQPNTFTKEIVEAMCENIERPMIFPLSNPTKLAEASAKDLIEWSDGKAFVATGIPADTVSYKGVDYVIGQANNALIYPGLGLGMLASEASLLTDEMIGAAAHSLSGIVNPGQPGAPVLPPFKYVADVSIKVAEAVAKKAQEQGLARAKETDMAKAVRDLKWYPEYK; this is encoded by the coding sequence ATGACTGCACATGATATTTTAAACAATCCTTTCCTCAATAAAGGTACTGCTTTTACCTTAGAGGAGCGAAAGGAACTAGGCCTTATTGGTTTACTGCCACCGTATGTTCAAACGATTGAAGAACAAGCAGCGCAAACTTATACACAAATGCAAACAAAAGCCAATAACTTGGAAAAACGTCTTTTCCTAATGAAAATTTTTAATACCAACAGGACTCTTTTCTATTACCTCTTTTCTCAACATTTGGAAGAATTCAATCCAATTGTATATGATCCAACCATTGCAGATACGATTGAGGGCTATAGTGATCTTTTTGTAGATCCCCAATATGCGGGATATCTTGATATTAATCATCCTGAAAATATTGAAGCTACTTTGAAAAACGCTGCCGGGGGTCGCGAGATTCGTCTCATTGTTGTAACAGATGCAGAAGGAATCCTTGGAATTGGCGACTGGGGAACAAATGGTGTCGATATTTCTGTTGGGAAATTGATGGTCTATACAGGTGCTGCTGGAATCGATCCTTCGATGGTCCTTCCTTTAGTCATTGATGCAGGGACTAACCGTGAAGAACTTCGTAACAATCCTAATTACTTAGGAAATCGTCACGAACGGGTCCGCGGAGATCGTTACTACGACTTCATTGACCAATTTGTTCAAACAGCAGAACGTCTCTTTCCTAAACTCTACCTTCACTGGGAAGACTTCGGCCGCTTGAATGCTGCCAATATTCTTGAAAAATACCGGAAACAAATTCCGACCTTTAATGATGATATTCAAGGTACAGGAATCGTTACCTTGGGTGGTATCTTTGGTTCGCTGGATATTAGTGGTGAAAAATTAACAGATCAAGTTTATCTCTGCTATGGTGGTGGTACTGCGGGTGCAGGAATTGCCTCTCGTGTTCTTCGTGAAATGGTAAGTGAAGGTCTTTCTGAAGAAGAAGCCTATAAACGTTTCTTTATGGTTGATAAACAAGGTCTTCTCTTTGATGACATGGATGACTTGACACCAGAGCAAAAACCATTTGCTAAGAAACGTGCTGACTTTAGTAACGCAGATAAGTTGACTGACCTGCTTGAAGTAGTGAAGACTGTGAAGCCAACCATTCTTGTAGGAACTTCAACTCAGCCTAATACCTTCACTAAAGAAATAGTAGAAGCTATGTGTGAAAACATAGAACGTCCAATGATCTTCCCTTTGTCAAATCCAACTAAATTGGCAGAAGCTAGTGCCAAAGATTTGATTGAATGGTCAGATGGCAAAGCTTTTGTCGCAACAGGAATTCCTGCTGATACGGTTTCTTATAAAGGTGTAGACTATGTGATTGGTCAAGCAAATAATGCCCTGATTTACCCAGGTCTTGGTCTAGGTATGCTGGCTTCTGAAGCAAGTCTTTTGACTGATGAAATGATTGGAGCAGCGGCGCATTCATTGAGTGGTATTGTCAATCCAGGCCAACCAGGAGCTCCTGTCTTGCCACCATTCAAGTATGTAGCAGATGTTTCTATTAAAGTAGCAGAAGCAGTCGCTAAAAAAGCACAAGAGCAAGGTCTTGCACGCGCTAAGGAAACAGATATGGCCAAAGCAGTTCGTGATTTGAAGTGGTATCCAGAGTATAAATAA
- a CDS encoding helix-turn-helix domain-containing protein, which produces MTTKNYLQQYISQKVKYFRTQNKMSQEELSEQAGLGLKYINQLENQNVNLTIHSLEKVIDALEITPEEFFNFDSLESTSDKSDNLSLKRINMKIKQLPIDKREKMLVIFESILDNL; this is translated from the coding sequence ATGACAACTAAAAACTATTTACAACAATATATTTCCCAAAAAGTGAAATATTTTCGAACACAGAATAAAATGAGCCAGGAAGAACTTTCGGAACAAGCTGGACTCGGGCTTAAGTATATCAATCAACTTGAAAACCAAAATGTGAATCTGACCATTCACAGTCTTGAAAAAGTGATTGACGCCCTAGAAATAACCCCAGAGGAATTTTTCAATTTTGATAGCCTTGAATCAACCTCTGATAAGAGTGACAATCTTTCACTCAAAAGAATCAACATGAAGATTAAACAGCTCCCTATTGATAAACGAGAAAAAATGTTGGTCATTTTTGAGAGTATCTTAGATAATCTTTGA
- a CDS encoding LysR family transcriptional regulator, translating into MNLKDLQYFYDLCQLQSYTEVAKQHKVSQPSISYAIKRLEESFNCKLIHHDPSHRSFKLTPQGQILLKHTELILPEVISTRKEINRSLAQYSTVGFPHIIIQYLFAALNEKDKFDFLKKIRPIRGGSVELLNLLLKGDLNASLLGLIEPLNYPSIETHELFHKELYVVLSKNHPFATAPSLAFEELADQSFILLDEHFVHLKAFETLNQKYQNKAEIFFKTDDIAILKELLKKGIGLSLLADIALSEEDDDLIKIPLIPKDKITFTVYYAYLKSATPSSEVEALFNLLKSYE; encoded by the coding sequence ATGAATTTAAAAGATCTACAATATTTTTATGACCTCTGCCAGCTTCAATCCTATACGGAAGTAGCAAAACAACATAAAGTCAGCCAACCATCTATTTCTTATGCTATCAAGCGCTTAGAGGAATCCTTTAACTGCAAATTGATTCACCATGACCCCTCGCATCGTTCCTTCAAGCTAACTCCTCAAGGACAAATCCTTCTAAAGCATACAGAACTGATTTTACCTGAGGTCATTTCTACTCGCAAAGAAATTAATCGCTCCTTGGCACAATACTCTACTGTAGGATTCCCTCATATTATCATTCAGTATCTCTTTGCTGCCTTAAACGAAAAAGATAAATTCGATTTTTTAAAAAAGATACGCCCTATCCGCGGTGGCTCCGTAGAGTTATTAAACCTTCTCCTTAAGGGAGACCTTAATGCAAGCCTACTCGGTTTAATTGAACCTCTCAATTATCCTTCAATAGAGACACACGAGCTATTTCATAAAGAACTGTATGTCGTTTTATCTAAGAACCATCCTTTTGCCACTGCTCCTTCCCTCGCTTTTGAAGAATTAGCAGATCAATCCTTTATACTCTTAGACGAACACTTTGTTCACCTGAAAGCTTTTGAAACGCTTAATCAAAAGTATCAAAACAAGGCAGAAATATTCTTTAAGACTGATGACATTGCCATCCTTAAAGAACTTTTAAAGAAAGGGATTGGCCTTAGTTTACTAGCTGATATCGCACTTTCTGAGGAAGATGATGATTTAATAAAAATTCCGCTTATACCGAAGGATAAGATAACTTTTACAGTTTATTACGCCTACCTTAAATCAGCTACACCGTCATCAGAAGTAGAAGCCTTATTTAATCTCCTTAAATCATATGAATAG
- a CDS encoding ABC transporter substrate-binding protein, protein MKVVRKLLAPLLVVAILLTSLISLHQLKADKKKDVFRIGISQFITHQSLDATREGFVDELAKQGYVEGKNIEIDLQNAQGEQRNLKTISQQLAESSDVVLAIATPSAQSLANTTQTTPVIFSAVTDPVSAKLVESREHPGGNVTGTSDQSSDAISTQINLIKKVLPKAKTIGILYTQSEPNSVVQKDEAKRLLEEKGFTVVEKTILDSNNVKAAAESLMAEVDMVFVPTDNIISSTMETVKQVSIKHKVPVFGGSTEMIAVGGLYNYGTNYEELGRQTARMLIRVLKGEKPENIAVELPEKLELHTNQEMAEVLGIDISKLEGKE, encoded by the coding sequence ATGAAAGTTGTTCGAAAATTACTAGCACCCCTCTTGGTAGTGGCGATTCTCTTGACCTCTCTGATCAGTTTGCATCAGTTGAAGGCAGATAAGAAAAAAGATGTATTTCGTATCGGTATTTCACAATTTATTACCCACCAGTCTCTAGACGCTACCAGAGAAGGCTTTGTGGATGAGCTGGCCAAACAAGGCTATGTTGAGGGGAAAAATATTGAGATTGATTTGCAAAATGCACAAGGAGAACAACGAAATCTTAAAACGATTTCCCAGCAACTAGCAGAATCTAGTGATGTCGTTCTAGCTATCGCAACGCCTTCTGCTCAGAGTTTGGCCAATACAACACAAACGACGCCTGTTATCTTTTCAGCGGTAACAGATCCTGTCAGTGCCAAGTTGGTTGAGTCAAGAGAGCATCCTGGGGGCAATGTAACTGGGACAAGCGATCAGTCATCAGATGCCATTTCAACCCAAATCAATTTGATAAAGAAAGTGTTGCCAAAAGCTAAAACGATTGGAATTCTCTATACTCAGAGCGAGCCAAACTCAGTTGTCCAAAAGGATGAAGCTAAGCGCCTTTTGGAAGAAAAAGGCTTTACCGTTGTTGAAAAAACAATCTTGGACAGTAACAACGTCAAGGCGGCAGCAGAAAGCTTGATGGCAGAGGTGGATATGGTTTTTGTCCCAACGGATAATATCATTTCATCAACCATGGAAACAGTCAAGCAGGTTTCTATTAAACACAAGGTTCCAGTATTCGGTGGTTCAACAGAAATGATTGCTGTGGGTGGTTTGTATAACTACGGAACCAATTACGAAGAATTGGGAAGACAGACAGCTCGCATGCTGATTCGTGTTTTAAAAGGTGAGAAGCCAGAAAATATAGCAGTTGAGTTGCCTGAAAAACTGGAATTGCATACCAATCAAGAAATGGCAGAAGTATTGGGAATTGATATTAGTAAGTTAGAAGGCAAGGAATAA